In Oreochromis aureus strain Israel breed Guangdong linkage group 17, ZZ_aureus, whole genome shotgun sequence, the genomic stretch GACGACCTTTCAGTTTTGCTGTCTTACTTGAGGAAGCACCAGGCGAGCAGCGGGGAGAGGCAGTGAAGCACACAGGTGGGCAGGTTGAAGATGGAGCAGAGGCTGGgctccagagctgtgggaccgCCACCGTTGATCATCACCATCTTGTGAATTTGTTCTGGATATTCATGAGCCAGGAACGTGCAGAACGACACACtacacaaaaagaacaaaaggccGGTTACAGGACAGACTGAAAAAACGAGGTAATCATGATGTGGTAGTCATCTTTGAAATGAAACTAACTGTTCAGGGGATGTTAAaactttcttttgctttttaatcTGTTTGAATAGATCTATGGTCTgacaggagggtgaagagttgGCCTTTTTTATGTGTGGGTCCAAATATTGTGCCCCACTTTTTCACTTGCTCACATTTTCACAAGACAGCACTGCAAGTGTTTAAAGTCTGGATTAAATATAGATTAGAAAACAGTGAAATAATTATCACAACAATAACACCAATTTTAATGGCTATACAGGAAGTAAAAGGAAGTTAGTGTAGCATAAGACCAGGATAAATAACAGACAGAATCAAATTTAGCATTATTTATATTCACTACACTCAAAGATTTACTTATGCACAAAATGCTGACTTCAAGTCATTTAATTTCAGAAAATTACAGGAATTTGATTACGTGTAAATTTTCCATGTAATTTTGTTACATAGGTACAATGtaacaaaattacatttattagaATCTGGTCAAAAGAAGTTCACCTGATGGGCATACATTCAGTTTACAGgctcaggaggcagagcaggtcatacatactaactggaaggttggtggtttgtgGGTGATGCCAAATATCCTTTGGAAAGATACTAACCTCAAGTTAgtccccaaccggtcgcagcagatggccccgcccctccctgagcctggttctgccggaggtttcttcctgttaaaagggagtttttccttcccactgtcgccaaagtgcttgctcatagggggtcatatgattgttgggtttttctctgtatgtattattgtagaatctactgtacaatataaagcaccctgaggcgactgctgttgtgatttggtgctgtataaataaactgtagttgttctctgatgcatccatccgAGTGCGAatgttagttagaaagcacatatgcacagaaaaaagtgcttaGATGAATTatgcaagttgtataaagctaCCTGAGTGCTCAgtggagtagaaaagcactatattaGAACCAGTCTGTTTACCATTTCATTCTGTTGTATTTTACTCAAAGTTATTGTTTCATGCTTATGAGGGCAAAGAATCATTTGAGTGTTTATTTAGTTAGACTGGAAAGTCCCTTTAAATTAAACATATATGTTATtcagtggaggagtttaagttcgcgagtgatgggagaagggagccggagatcgacagacggattggtgctgcggctgcagtgatgcggacgctgcaccggtccgttgtggtgaagagggagctgagtgtaaaagcgaagctctcaatttaccggtcgatctacgtcccgaccctcacctatggccacgagctgtgggtagtgaccgaaaagaacgagatcgcggatacaagcggcagaaatgagcttcctccgaagggtggctggcctctccccttagagatagggtgagaagttcggccatccgggaggggctcagagtagagccgctgctcctccacatcgaaaggagccagttgaggtggttcgggcatctgacaaggatgcccctgggcgcctcctgggtgaggtgttcgggcatgtcccaccgggaggaggccccgggcagacccaggacgcgctggagagattatatctctcggctggcctgggaacgccttggtgttcccccggatgagctggaggaggtggctggggagagggaggtctgggcttctctgcttaggctgctgcccccgcgacccggcctcggataaagcggatgaggatggatggatggatgttattCACATACTAAATGACTAATCTGTATACGCTTTGTTTTTAGTTATAGCTCTAATTATATAAATTTAACAGTTTATGGCAACTTTCTCTTCCATAGTTTAGTATGACTTGTCTAAACAAAACCTATTTTTAGAATTAGTttagaattatttttaaaattcatccCCCATAGGTCTTTGATcatcttatttgtttttattgtagtttAATTGGCAtcatttttgtactttttattgtttttaatgtatttaataaTTTTTGCGTCAGCACTCTATAACTGCTGTGGCTGTTGAAGTGCTTTGTAAATGAAGTTTGGTTTGATAAAATTCTTGTTTTATCTGACTAACTTCATGAAATCTAAAGATGTTCAATTTTAACTGACATGAAACTGCAGAGAAATACTCGTATTTAAGAACCTCCAGTAAGATCTCAGATCTTTGCCTGATAAATGACTGAAACAAAGAGGCGCTGAGGATGTTTCCTGAACACTTCTGGATGACCTCTGGCACCGTGTTCTGTTTGAACGCTGTGATCTGGAACTCACCCGTAAGAGTGTCCTATGAGGATATTCCTCTTCCGAGCATATCTCTTGAAGATGATTCTCATATCCTCAGCCAGCGCATAGAAAGTGTACGCTGCAGGGATCTGCGGTGCTGAGCTGGCTCCGTGTCCTGCCAGGTCCGGGGCAATCACTTCGTAGCCCAGCCGAGAAAAGAAGTCCAGCTGGCCTCCCCAGATATCCAGCGACCCTCCGACTCCGTGAATGAAGAACAACGCCACATCTGGATGTGTCCCTTTACAGGCTGATATCTTCCTTTCACAGTCGATCACCACAGTGCGCTTTGGCTTCCGCCTGCGCTTCCTGGGTTGCTGAGATTGGTCAGTCTGTCCAGCAGCAGGTgcctcacctgctgctgctgctgtctcagATGCGCCGTTGTTTCCAGCCGTGACAGAGTCTGATCTCGCCTCAGGAATGCTGACGGGCGGCGACAACTTACCACAGTCCGTCAGTTCCACCTCCACGGTGCTGTTGGGTTCTGTCTCTCCATTCTGGCAGCTTTTCAGCTCTGCGCTCGCCCTGTCACCCAAGTTCTCAATGAACAGCTGTCCATTACGGTAAACTGTGATTTTTCGTTTGCAGCTCACACTCCCACCAAGCCCGGTGGGCTCCTCCACCACCGGCCTGTCGGGGGTAATGTGCCGAACTCGCAGGATGCGGCCCGGTTTTACCTCCACAAACTCGTAGCCATCAGCAGGTTCTGAAGTTTCTACAGGAACCACAATATTGGTCGACTTTGAGGTGAAGCAGCAGAGCAGACCTTCCAGAAAGCTGGTCAGCATGGCTGCCAGTCTGCAGGGAATATAGTCACATAAAAACCCACATAAATCAGAACTGAAGAGATGCAGACAGGCAGCAATGTGAACTTGAATCATACAAGCAAGCTCTCTAGTTAAGTTAGAATAAGAACACAAAAACATGGCAAAATCATTCTCTGCTCATGTCATTAGAAATTAGCTTTGGAAGATGAATATGAGGAGATGAAGGCACAGtatacatgcatacatgcatCAAACATGCATTTGGAGAAACAGCAGAGTTAAATggcaaatattaaataaatatatgctACATGTCATTTAagacatctctacatcaactgagTATCTGGGAAGCTTAAATGTACCATTCAGAGAGATAAACAAGTTCGGGTGCCTTTACAACCCGGCATCTGATTACAGCTTAAAGCCCTGCTACTTTCTGTCAGACGTAACTGAGCACCATCTTTACTCAGCACGGCCTTTCGTGGTATTAATAGATGTGAACGGACGGTAATAGCTCCCTGAGTTAAAGCTGTCCACCATGTGATCGCTCTGCAGGAGCAACACGCAGCAGTGCTACTGGTTAAAACCACACAACAACCCATCGATGATTAAAGCTGCTTTTTTGAAGCGTTGCTCAGTGATTATTGAAGGATATTCAAGAATAAAGAAAAGCCAGAGTGTTACTTTGGTGTAAATTAAGCTCATATAGAAAACACATTAGCGCTTCGTCTTCTACTGTATACCATATTCTTCTATAACAATACAACCACCTATCTACTTCCTTGCTTCTTTTGAAACTTCTGCAACAATTTTGTAACTAAAAAGTCCCCAAAAAGGTTGTTGCTGTGCAATATACAGCTGCTCCTGCAGTATCAGTTGTTGGTTGATTATCTGCTATGGCAGGAGCACAGCAGCCGTGCAGGGTCTGCAAGCGTCTCTGCTGGTTGCATTATCCTACCTTCCTCCCTGCTAGAAAGGATTATACTCTCAGTCTCACTGTTTAAGTCCACACAGCACAATCTGTCTATCTCTGGATGACAACAGGAAACTATGGCACTGTGCAGAGACAGTTTTATACTTTGTGTGAACTGTTGCATTTTTCTCTCAACTTTACATCAGCTCCTGATTTCATGTGGGGATTATAAacacaatgtaaaacaatattCCTGCTTGGCTGGCCCTTTTAGCCCTTTCTGCTTATACTGGCACATCCACTCTCCAAATAACAGTGCGGTGCTGCGTTTACTGACAGGAAGAGGCTGAGAGTGACATTTTCACATGAGTGTAGGTCACCCATCCATCTCACAACAAAAGGCATCATTTTGATCAGGCAGAAGGAGTGACGCATTTTATTTCCTGTTCCGTTTGTATAAAACACTGGTGAGGCTGGACCATAACCTAAACCAGCttacaaacataaaaaataaacatttatccaTCCACCACGCCCCCCGTGACATAGTCCGATCCCCCCTCACCAgaatttacatttcaaatattgtttaacaagacaaaactgcaaactcTAAAGCCTTTGATTGAAATACCAAATAAACACATCGGTCCTCTCTTTCACACGCGGCAGCATTTCTGCaatgattttatttgtattgaACAAAATCAGAATCCAGACATAAGTGACACATGAGTTTGTGACtgtctcactgaactaacacagcgGATCCCTCTGCATGTTTGTGCTCTCTGCCCATGTTGGCTTCATATTGAATCATTTTTGGAACTTATTTTAACATCGCACTCcacaacaaacaaatcctccctAACCATAAAAGTCCCTTCAAATTGCATTATGTTTCCTTACGTCAATATACGACCTGCAAGTGACGTGGGCCGCAAGTGGCCCCGAGccatgagtttgacacccctgatgtaAAAGGACTGAACACAAAGAATGTCTTAAAACAGAGCAGTTTGAATCCACCACCAACCAGGACACATTCAGGCATTAACCCAGAAGGACTGCGTTTGAgctcttttttttacatgttgtaacacaaagtcacacataaaagtatatttttaatgcaaagtACAGCCAGGGTGTTACTATCTATTGATTTAACAATGATGAACTTATGGTCAGAGGCCAGGCTGCTAAAACTTCCCAGTGATATTCACAACATGCTCCCTCTGGCTGTGCCGTCCATTTAAATATCACCTGATTAAAGTCGTCCCTATTAGTGAGTTTGCTTCTTGCTAAAGTTTCTGCTCGGGCCCTGTTGTCAAAGACTGTGACTGGCTGTTATATAACGTTGCATGCAGGTTAGACACAATCACAGTAGGGACTGGTGCCCAGAAAAACGAGTAGAGACTGTAATTCGGATTAAAAACAACTGCATTAGCTTCACTGTTGCTATAGTCCCACACTTGTTTATTTAATCAAGTGTATTAGTTGTGCTGTACCATTAAAGATCCATGTTTGACACAACTGGAATCACATATCAGACTGAAGCTTTGAAATCTGTTATGTTAGTAagttatacatttttataaGCAGTTTGATGTAACAACAAATGCATAAAGTGATCATTAAGAACTAatttaagcaaaaacaaaacaacaaaagtccATCTCTAACGGTTTGGCTTGTGGTCTACTACTAATAATAGGAGTCTTGTACCTGGTATTTAAAGCTGCTGGGCCCATCCATTCACTAAACACAATAAAAGCTCTTTGAATAGACTGCTCACTGTCTGGTGCATCAGGTGAAGCAAGTGCCAGAAGGTTTCTCTTTGAGGGGACACTAGAATTTAATGCCAAATAAAAAATCCTTTTCGTTATTCACACCGACTGACCCGTGCGTCTTCAATGACGGAGCTCACCTTTACATGGCGACCTTCGTCTTGCCTCCTGCCAGAAATCCTTAAACTACCTTATAATCTAAATAGTTACAGTCCATAGAAAAAAGGGGGGTAAACACACCAAATAAATCAGCAGGCTTACCTTTCCCTGTATTCCCTCAATTTCCGTCTAATTTTTCAGATTGTTTTCTCGTCAAGCATCGGGGAAGTAGGAGAACTATAATCTGTTGCGGTCAATCCAGTAATCTAATTTATCTGGATTTTGTTGCCCTGTCGGTAGCCTCCACATGGCGGCCAGTATCGGCCGACTGACAGCGCATCTCTTTGTGGGTCACAGGTAGATCCACATATCTGCGCGCTCCAGAAACTCCACGTCCACGCCGAAATATCTGCGCGTGCGCTCGGAAACCCACCGGAGCTCCGCGGATGCTTTTAATCCATCAACAGCTGATGCGTCTTACAAACACCGTGGGCTCCCGGTTCTGTTAGTGGGAGTGAACGCATGTCCCCTGCTGCTATGTAAGGGGAGACTGCAGCAGACGGACGATTGGAGAGAAACCTGTTTGTCCAGCTAAAAGGTGCCAGTGAAGTAAAAGTGATTAACAtttaaatcaatttaaaaagCAACGAAAAAGAAACGTAAAgaacggtgtgtgtgtggggggggggctggTCAACGAAACCTGCACCTCttctaaaagaaaataaaaatgtactaTAAGCATAAATGTTTGAACAATTGACATTAAGAATCTTGTTGTCGACttagatttgtgtgtgtgtgtgtgtgtgtgtgtgtgtgtgtgtgagagagagagagagagcgggggGGGCGGTTAGGGTAAGCAgttagggaaagcattatgtcaatgagatgtccccacaaagatatgaaaacacgttactgtgtgtgtgtgtgtgtgtgtgtgtgtgtaaacagagAGACTGATCGGGTCAAACAGCATTTTCTTTGAGCAAAACCCACTGGCACACTTTTAGAAAAGCACTCAGTCCATCCTTCCTTGCCACCTTTCCTCACcgcttcctctttgtttttctttaccttGCATCCtgtctgcttctctctctctctcgctctctctctctctctctctctctctgccacacccctttgtctctctctctcttcttttgttGATCAGGGAAACAATTTAGCTGAGCCACAGTTTCTCTTTAAATGTGGTCAATTTCTTAGACAGTCTTGCTCAACAAAACCAAGAATTCTTTCATTCACTTTTAATAATATCTCCTTCACCTCACCTTTAAATAACTTTAAAGGTAACTAAGCTAGATTTACAATGGTTAACTTGAAAGGTCAAATTCTGAAAGTGTCTTGTCATTGATTTGAATATTTCAGATGACTCCTCCAGTTAATGAGAAGTCATAAGCACAGAATAATCACTTCAGTTAAATTTAATTCAGTCTCATTTGTACAGTGATCCTTCAAGACAGCAGCAATCTCAAAGAGCTTAAATTCATTAGTTTGTGAATCTGAATACTCTCTCCATCTTCTTAGCATTTTTCCTCCAGCATCATAAGGCCCTGTGGCTGCTGTTGCTATGTAACTAAGCCACTCAGCCAGTTATAATTTAAGTGTCCCTGTTATCCAGAAGCCCCATTTAAATCCATCAGCCAACTTAGAACATACTTCAGATATTTTGCACAAGTCTTCTTAAGTCACAGTGAAAACAGATGTCATACACAAATAATATTCTCTctatctttgcattttgttttatttttattttattttttgtccttCTGCATCATAAGGAGCTGCTGTGGAAGTTGCCATGGCTGTTGTTGCTATGTAACTACTTGTAAGGAGTCCAAGGAGGCAGGTGACAGCGAGGTGGGAGAACATACAGAAACCAAGACCCAGCAAACCACGAGAAACCGGAAGGACTGGCAAATCCACTCACGCACAGTTATAATTTACATCTCCCTTAAAGTCTATGATGTTACGCAAGAGcactgtttaaaataaagcGTACAATAGTGTGACACTTCAACTGTGCTTCTTAAGGCCCTTTTTAAGCACCACTACCATCATGTGATTTAAATCTCATCTCCTGGACAAAGTAAATACTCCTGCCCTCTTTACTCATATGGATTCCTGTTTGACTGAATCCATTCTGACTTTCTCTTTTGTGTGCAGGTACAAGTCACTGAACCTAAGAAACACACTAAGAGACTTCAAAGTATACAGTGTGCAGCAAAATGGCCTTTGTCACCCATATAAGGTTAGAAGGCACAGTCTATTCTGTCTGATCCTAACAGCACCTTATTAGTCT encodes the following:
- the abhd8b gene encoding protein ABHD8, yielding MLTSFLEGLLCCFTSKSTNIVVPVETSEPADGYEFVEVKPGRILRVRHITPDRPVVEEPTGLGGSVSCKRKITVYRNGQLFIENLGDRASAELKSCQNGETEPNSTVEVELTDCGKLSPPVSIPEARSDSVTAGNNGASETAAAAGEAPAAGQTDQSQQPRKRRRKPKRTVVIDCERKISACKGTHPDVALFFIHGVGGSLDIWGGQLDFFSRLGYEVIAPDLAGHGASSAPQIPAAYTFYALAEDMRIIFKRYARKRNILIGHSYGVSFCTFLAHEYPEQIHKMVMINGGGPTALEPSLCSIFNLPTCVLHCLSPLLAWCFLKAGFARQGAREKQLLKENNAFNVSSFVLRAMMSGQYWPEGDEVYHAELTVPVLLVHGMHDKFVPVEEDQRMAEILLMAFLKVLEDGSHMVMMECPDPVNTLLHEFFLWEPPTLPAPKKESKTRPETAKARTDNAQAIAEPSKARPATAKQAQ